A stretch of Nitrospirota bacterium DNA encodes these proteins:
- a CDS encoding nucleotidyltransferase domain-containing protein yields MIISEETLNEIVKRIASFCSPEKIILFGSYAYGAPNTDSDLDIMVIMDTVSMPHKRAVSLRKLLRDISMPKDIIVKTPDEFKRYKDIIGTVVYPAAHHGRVIYERK; encoded by the coding sequence ATGATTATTAGTGAAGAGACCCTTAATGAAATTGTTAAAAGGATAGCCTCTTTTTGCAGTCCTGAAAAGATAATCCTGTTTGGCTCCTATGCTTATGGAGCGCCGAATACAGATAGTGATCTGGATATTATGGTTATAATGGATACAGTTTCCATGCCACATAAAAGGGCAGTATCTTTAAGGAAACTTCTGCGTGATATATCCATGCCAAAGGACATTATTGTAAAGACTCCTGACGAGTTTAAACGGTACAAGGATATAATAGGCACCGTTGTTTACCCAGCCGCCCATCATGGAAGGGTGATATATGAGCGAAAATGA
- a CDS encoding ATP-binding protein, giving the protein MENNWDPLDTELAAESLAATLKRQIKNILDSYTGWYDLFCELIQNALDAVDQMRRLSRSSDYKPSIYIMIDLKENLLCVTDNGIGFTEDQFKGFLAPNVSYKKGDNRGSKGVGATYIAYGFNYLQFGTKTSDFSFLGTLQSAREWVEDSSGTIIRPKVLKVNDSLHECFRDIDQGSTFV; this is encoded by the coding sequence ATGGAAAATAATTGGGACCCTTTAGACACAGAACTGGCTGCAGAAAGTTTAGCTGCCACGCTTAAGCGGCAAATAAAAAACATTTTAGATTCATATACCGGTTGGTATGACTTGTTTTGTGAGTTGATCCAAAACGCACTTGATGCTGTAGATCAGATGAGGAGATTATCAAGAAGTAGTGACTATAAGCCGTCAATTTATATTATGATAGATTTGAAAGAAAATCTGCTTTGCGTTACAGATAATGGGATAGGCTTTACAGAAGACCAATTCAAAGGGTTTTTAGCTCCAAATGTTTCATATAAAAAAGGTGATAACCGCGGAAGTAAGGGTGTTGGAGCTACATACATTGCATATGGATTTAATTATTTGCAATTTGGGACTAAAACTTCAGATTTTTCATTTCTGGGCACCTTACAGAGTGCCAGAGAGTGGGTCGAGGATTCAAGCGGCACTATTATTAGACCGAAAGTCCTAAAAGTAAACGATTCTTTACACGAATGTTTTAGAGATATTGATCAAGGCTCAACTTTTGTTTAA
- the glgC gene encoding glucose-1-phosphate adenylyltransferase, which produces MHQRLLAVVLAGGEGRRLFPLTAIRSKPSVPFGGRYRIVDFVLSNMINSGIYSTYLLVQYKSQSLIKHVQENWSQTSVSKDQFITIVPPQMRKGLEWFQGTADAVLQNVNLIQQYNPTHVVIFGADHIYRMDISQMLDFHINSNAKVTVASRPVPIEEASAFGVIKTAPDGKIERFEEKPKNPSPMPGDPTKAYISMGNYIFNTDTLIESLAEAQKRNENDFGSHILPHLVNKVNLYSYDFSQNVIPGTAPCEEIGYWRDVGTIKAFWEAHMDMLGENPVFDISNTKWPIRPELSLVPSAKIISGNIENSFISNGVTIKGAVIKHSFIRSSVTIEDGVEITDSIILENVHLKKGCKLNKVIIDKGNIIGEGEKLGFDKNKDRFKMHIDECGIGILPKTGSI; this is translated from the coding sequence ATGCATCAGAGGTTGTTAGCAGTTGTTTTAGCAGGCGGGGAGGGGAGACGGTTGTTTCCGCTTACGGCCATTAGATCGAAGCCATCGGTGCCTTTTGGCGGAAGATACAGAATCGTGGATTTCGTACTGAGTAACATGATAAATTCCGGTATTTACTCTACATACCTTTTGGTGCAATATAAGTCTCAGTCTTTGATTAAACATGTGCAGGAAAACTGGAGTCAAACCTCTGTCTCAAAAGACCAGTTTATTACAATAGTGCCCCCTCAGATGCGAAAAGGACTTGAGTGGTTTCAGGGTACTGCAGACGCCGTTTTGCAAAACGTAAACCTCATCCAGCAGTACAATCCAACACATGTTGTCATATTTGGTGCCGACCACATCTACAGGATGGATATAAGCCAGATGCTGGACTTTCATATTAACTCAAACGCTAAAGTAACAGTGGCATCACGTCCGGTGCCTATTGAGGAGGCCTCAGCTTTTGGTGTTATCAAGACCGCTCCGGATGGTAAAATCGAGAGGTTTGAGGAAAAGCCTAAAAACCCGTCACCTATGCCCGGAGACCCCACAAAAGCGTATATTTCAATGGGAAATTATATTTTTAACACCGACACACTTATTGAATCTCTGGCAGAAGCTCAAAAAAGAAACGAAAACGATTTCGGGAGCCATATTTTGCCACATCTGGTTAATAAGGTTAATCTCTACTCATACGATTTTTCACAAAACGTAATTCCCGGTACCGCTCCCTGCGAGGAGATTGGCTACTGGCGCGATGTCGGGACAATAAAAGCCTTCTGGGAGGCCCACATGGATATGCTTGGTGAAAACCCTGTATTTGATATATCAAATACCAAATGGCCGATACGCCCAGAGCTTTCTTTAGTGCCCTCGGCTAAGATTATTAGCGGTAACATTGAAAACTCCTTTATCTCAAACGGGGTTACGATAAAAGGCGCAGTTATTAAACACTCCTTCATAAGAAGCAGTGTGACGATTGAAGATGGCGTTGAGATAACTGATTCCATAATTTTAGAAAATGTACATCTTAAAAAAGGCTGCAAACTCAACAAAGTCATAATAGATAAGGGCAACATAATAGGGGAGGGTGAAAAACTCGGATTTGACAAAAACAAGGACAGATTTAAAATGCACATAGATGAGTGCGGTATAGGTATTTTGCCTAAGACTGGATCAATTTAA
- a CDS encoding YjbQ family protein, with protein sequence MTVINETLTFSTRGRCDLINITEHVADVLTRSGIRQGTVTVFVVGSTAGITTFEYEPGLIKDMTDLYEKIAPSKSSYSHDATWGDANGFSHIRAAFTGPSLTIPFEDGSMYLGTWQQIVLADFDNRPRNRSIVVNIIGNSPKGDA encoded by the coding sequence ATGACAGTTATTAACGAAACCCTGACCTTTAGCACAAGAGGGCGTTGTGATTTAATAAACATAACCGAGCATGTCGCAGATGTATTAACCCGCTCTGGCATCAGACAGGGCACTGTCACGGTGTTTGTAGTGGGCTCAACTGCCGGTATAACCACCTTTGAGTACGAGCCGGGGTTAATTAAGGATATGACGGATTTGTATGAAAAAATAGCGCCCTCAAAGTCCTCATACTCTCATGATGCCACATGGGGGGATGCCAATGGGTTTAGCCACATACGGGCTGCTTTTACCGGTCCCTCTCTGACCATCCCGTTTGAGGACGGCTCCATGTATCTGGGCACGTGGCAGCAAATAGTACTTGCCGACTTTGACAACAGACCAAGAAACAGAAGCATTGTTGTAAATATAATTGGCAATTCCCCTAAAGGGGATGCGTAA
- a CDS encoding cupin domain-containing protein: MDVSVVKPDEKELKQLGVKSWPIWSKEASKFDWSYDSTEECYILEGKVEVVTKDGKKVEFGKGDFVTFPKGLACTWDIKEAVRKHYNFK, encoded by the coding sequence ATGGATGTTTCAGTAGTAAAACCAGATGAGAAAGAGCTAAAACAACTTGGTGTTAAGAGCTGGCCGATATGGAGCAAGGAGGCTTCAAAATTTGACTGGTCTTACGACAGCACGGAGGAGTGCTACATTTTAGAGGGAAAAGTGGAGGTTGTAACAAAAGACGGGAAAAAAGTTGAGTTTGGAAAAGGTGATTTCGTTACTTTTCCAAAAGGACTTGCCTGCACGTGGGACATTAAAGAAGCCGTAAGGAAACACTATAATTTTAAGTAG
- a CDS encoding N-acetylneuraminate synthase family protein yields the protein MNHDGSFGQAKAIIDSASGCGVDAVKFQTHIFEAESLPDAPAPEYFKSESRKDFFERTSFTMDEWKALKTHAKSIGLVFISSPFSLEAIDLLEEIGVEQYKIPSGEVSNTPLLEKAAKTGKRILLSSGMSCWEELDRAVNAIIKFNNNLTVLQCTSSYPCGYDEVGLNLITEITKRYGHPAGLSDHTQTIYASLAAVAMGATVIERHFTLSKEMYGPDARFSLEPAQMRSLVEGIRAIEIMLNTRVDKDERARGLGKMKIIFEKSIVAACDMPEGSVLSLENMAFKKPGDGIPAAQYESVAGRKLIRAVKKNHKFALEDFN from the coding sequence ATGAACCATGACGGGTCATTTGGACAGGCTAAGGCAATTATAGACAGTGCCAGCGGCTGCGGCGTTGATGCAGTTAAGTTTCAAACCCATATTTTTGAGGCCGAAAGCCTCCCCGATGCTCCAGCCCCGGAGTATTTTAAGTCCGAATCAAGAAAAGACTTTTTTGAAAGAACATCTTTTACCATGGATGAGTGGAAAGCACTTAAAACACATGCTAAATCCATAGGACTTGTCTTTATCTCGTCTCCGTTTTCCCTTGAAGCTATTGATTTACTTGAAGAGATCGGAGTTGAACAATATAAAATCCCCTCCGGTGAGGTTTCTAACACTCCACTTCTTGAAAAAGCGGCAAAAACCGGTAAGAGAATACTTCTTTCATCCGGAATGAGCTGTTGGGAGGAGTTAGACAGGGCGGTTAATGCTATCATAAAATTTAACAATAACCTGACTGTCCTTCAGTGCACCTCGTCGTATCCATGCGGTTATGATGAGGTTGGTCTAAATTTAATCACAGAGATTACAAAACGTTACGGCCATCCTGCGGGACTTTCTGACCACACACAAACCATATACGCTTCACTGGCAGCGGTGGCTATGGGAGCCACTGTGATAGAGAGGCATTTTACACTAAGTAAAGAGATGTACGGGCCTGATGCCAGGTTTTCCCTTGAACCAGCACAGATGAGATCTCTTGTTGAGGGCATACGGGCAATAGAGATTATGCTTAACACAAGGGTGGATAAAGATGAAAGAGCCAGAGGGCTTGGTAAAATGAAAATAATTTTTGAAAAGAGCATTGTAGCCGCTTGTGATATGCCAGAGGGCAGTGTGCTATCTTTAGAAAATATGGCATTTAAAAAGCCAGGTGATGGAATCCCTGCGGCACAGTACGAATCAGTTGCAGGCAGAAAATTAATCAGAGCGGTAAAAAAGAATCACAAATTCGCACTTGAGGATTTTAACTAA
- the neuC gene encoding UDP-N-acetylglucosamine 2-epimerase (hydrolyzing) yields MAKRKIAVVLGSRANYASIKSVLRELKNKNQVELQIYLGASALLDKYGKIEPILEADGLSVNDRFYMLIEGETPETMAMSTGLGIIKLSGIFQNNRPDVVVTVGDRFETMSTAISAAYLNIHLAHTMGGEVSGTIDESIRHAVTKFAHIHFPANEKAAERIRKMGENPAHIFVTGCPRIDVVKEIIDANRAGEGIEEESFWEKYKGVGGFFSLKREKFLLVMQHPVTTEFEANRRHMSETLSALQKLKMPVIMLWPNADAGSDEISKEIRTFREKHKTDDWLHLFKNLPMDIFIRLMDSCACMLGNSSSAIREGAIVGVPAVNIGSRQSGRCRGLNIIDVDYNAGEIFEAVKAQLSNGKYPADNLYGDGNAGTEIAKVLSETDLTNIPVQKKIMY; encoded by the coding sequence ATGGCAAAACGAAAAATAGCCGTAGTATTGGGTTCAAGAGCAAACTATGCCAGCATAAAGTCTGTGCTGAGGGAGTTGAAAAACAAAAATCAGGTTGAGCTTCAGATTTACCTTGGCGCTTCGGCGCTTTTAGATAAGTACGGAAAAATAGAGCCAATTCTTGAGGCTGACGGTCTTAGCGTTAACGACAGGTTTTATATGTTGATTGAGGGCGAGACCCCTGAGACTATGGCAATGTCAACCGGCCTTGGCATAATAAAACTCTCCGGCATATTTCAAAATAACCGACCCGATGTAGTCGTAACCGTTGGGGATCGATTTGAAACCATGTCAACCGCCATATCTGCCGCCTATTTGAACATTCATCTGGCGCACACAATGGGTGGTGAGGTCTCAGGCACAATAGATGAATCCATACGGCATGCGGTTACAAAGTTTGCCCACATACATTTTCCGGCTAATGAAAAAGCCGCAGAAAGAATAAGAAAAATGGGAGAGAACCCTGCTCATATATTTGTCACCGGCTGTCCGCGTATAGACGTTGTTAAGGAAATTATTGACGCTAACAGAGCCGGAGAGGGTATTGAGGAGGAGTCTTTCTGGGAAAAATATAAGGGTGTGGGAGGATTCTTTTCACTCAAACGCGAGAAATTCCTCCTTGTCATGCAGCATCCGGTAACGACTGAGTTTGAAGCAAACAGAAGACATATGTCTGAAACATTATCGGCTTTACAGAAACTTAAGATGCCTGTAATAATGCTTTGGCCAAACGCTGACGCTGGCTCTGATGAAATCTCAAAAGAAATCAGAACATTCCGGGAAAAACATAAAACTGACGATTGGCTGCATCTATTTAAGAATCTTCCTATGGACATTTTTATAAGACTTATGGATTCATGCGCTTGCATGTTGGGAAATTCAAGCAGTGCTATACGGGAGGGCGCAATTGTGGGAGTTCCTGCGGTAAATATAGGTTCAAGGCAGTCAGGCAGATGCAGAGGTTTAAATATTATTGATGTTGACTATAATGCAGGGGAGATTTTTGAGGCAGTTAAGGCACAGTTAAGTAACGGCAAATACCCTGCCGACAATCTGTATGGCGATGGAAATGCAGGGACTGAAATAGCAAAAGTGTTATCGGAAACTGATTTAACAAACATTCCTGTACAGAAAAAAATAATGTACTGA
- a CDS encoding acylneuraminate cytidylyltransferase family protein, giving the protein MEVLAIIPARGGSKGIPGKNLRPLYGKPLIHYTLEAIRKSKTITKAILTTDSDEIMAASRDFSKIEIPFKRPPELARDNTPMLPVVTHAVEFLKNSQNYRPDYIVLLQPTSPLRTHIHIDEALQLLLMHNEADSVVSVVELPHNCNPFSIMKYDGKYLQPFMQYDESKNLRQLKPRFYARNGAAIYASTYECLMVKKSFYGDTVLPYFMKKEDSIDIDDQFDFKTAEFLISQRANNFAS; this is encoded by the coding sequence ATGGAAGTACTTGCCATAATTCCTGCCAGAGGGGGTTCAAAGGGAATACCAGGAAAAAACCTGAGACCATTGTATGGAAAACCTCTTATACATTATACGTTAGAAGCGATAAGGAAAAGCAAAACCATTACTAAAGCAATCCTTACCACAGACAGTGATGAAATTATGGCGGCCTCAAGGGATTTTTCAAAGATTGAGATCCCCTTTAAGAGGCCCCCTGAGCTTGCCCGTGACAATACCCCTATGCTGCCTGTTGTCACACATGCAGTGGAATTTTTAAAAAACTCTCAAAATTACCGTCCCGACTATATTGTGCTCTTACAGCCGACATCTCCGCTAAGAACCCACATTCATATTGATGAAGCGCTGCAACTTCTTTTGATGCACAATGAGGCCGACTCTGTCGTAAGTGTAGTGGAATTACCGCACAATTGTAATCCGTTTTCTATTATGAAATATGACGGAAAATATCTTCAACCGTTTATGCAATACGATGAGAGTAAGAATCTGCGACAGTTAAAACCCCGCTTTTATGCTCGTAACGGGGCTGCCATTTATGCATCTACTTATGAGTGCCTGATGGTAAAAAAGAGTTTCTATGGAGATACCGTGCTGCCGTATTTTATGAAAAAAGAAGACAGTATTGATATTGACGATCAGTTTGATTTTAAGACAGCAGAGTTTTTAATTTCACAAAGGGCGAATAACTTTGCCAGTTAA
- a CDS encoding helix-turn-helix domain-containing protein, which translates to MIGDYLKKLREENGVSLEEISSRTNIKISYLSALEYEDYSALPSELYIRGFITSYVKSLELDPAEAVSIYTGNGGNGKKPRKKAQLPQCVKPLKFQLDDVKSTSKSKTYFFLTITLLIVLSVILVPIILNSKLIK; encoded by the coding sequence ATGATAGGTGATTATCTAAAGAAACTGCGGGAAGAAAACGGTGTTTCCTTAGAGGAGATTTCGTCAAGGACTAATATTAAGATAAGCTATCTGTCAGCCCTTGAGTATGAGGACTATAGCGCCTTGCCTTCAGAGCTGTATATCAGGGGGTTTATAACTTCTTATGTTAAATCACTTGAGTTAGACCCTGCAGAGGCAGTCAGTATATATACCGGAAACGGTGGAAACGGTAAAAAACCTCGCAAGAAAGCGCAATTGCCTCAGTGTGTCAAGCCTCTGAAGTTTCAACTCGATGACGTCAAGAGTACATCAAAAAGCAAGACATACTTTTTTCTTACTATTACGCTGTTAATTGTTCTCTCAGTAATTTTAGTGCCTATAATTCTAAACAGCAAGTTAATTAAATAG
- a CDS encoding cytochrome b N-terminal domain-containing protein has protein sequence MGKVFDWIDNVFHVKKPHRRFLKRAILPDGLNYFYCLGGAAFTSYLLLLVTGLLLSMYYVPSEHEAFSSIVKIQREVHLGWFIRSVHKWSATFIIVFILSHTLRVFVSKAYSKPKELNWVIGSLTLLFAFASGFTGYLLPWDQKAYWATEVGTSMGGTVPFIGRHIVYLIRGGVDLNGATLIRFYSMHVLWFPLCMSLLLWAHFHMIKRQGITVNL, from the coding sequence ATGGGAAAAGTATTTGATTGGATAGACAATGTGTTTCATGTAAAGAAGCCTCACAGGAGGTTCCTTAAACGCGCTATTTTACCTGATGGGTTAAACTACTTTTATTGTCTTGGCGGGGCTGCTTTTACGTCTTATCTGCTTTTGTTAGTTACCGGTCTGCTTCTTTCTATGTACTATGTTCCTTCAGAACACGAGGCATTCTCCAGTATCGTAAAGATACAGAGAGAGGTGCATTTGGGCTGGTTTATACGCTCTGTCCATAAGTGGTCAGCTACTTTTATTATAGTGTTCATACTTAGCCACACACTGAGGGTATTCGTTTCCAAAGCGTACAGTAAACCAAAGGAGCTTAACTGGGTTATAGGCTCACTGACACTTCTGTTTGCCTTTGCCTCCGGATTTACTGGCTACCTGCTGCCGTGGGATCAAAAAGCTTACTGGGCTACTGAGGTGGGCACATCCATGGGAGGAACCGTACCTTTCATAGGACGCCACATTGTGTATCTTATACGGGGAGGAGTTGATTTAAACGGCGCAACTTTAATCAGGTTTTACAGTATGCACGTCCTGTGGTTTCCTCTTTGTATGTCACTACTGCTTTGGGCACACTTCCACATGATCAAACGGCAGGGGATAACGGTTAACCTGTAG
- a CDS encoding Rieske 2Fe-2S domain-containing protein — translation MEEEALPIRGVRRVDYLFKADQSGSKLSRDMAGVVYIVNNTKKIYALSPVCTHLGCLVTYNRHKNEFICPCHGGRYDTEGVVLGGPPPEPLTRLPLKVENGRVFVGFKI, via the coding sequence ATGGAAGAAGAGGCGCTTCCCATAAGAGGAGTTAGAAGAGTTGACTACCTTTTTAAGGCTGACCAATCAGGGTCAAAATTATCAAGAGACATGGCTGGCGTAGTCTATATTGTTAACAATACAAAGAAAATCTATGCGCTTTCGCCTGTTTGCACGCATTTAGGGTGTCTTGTCACCTATAACCGGCACAAGAATGAATTCATCTGTCCGTGCCACGGAGGACGGTATGACACGGAGGGTGTGGTGCTTGGCGGCCCTCCGCCTGAGCCTCTGACAAGATTACCCCTTAAAGTGGAAAACGGAAGGGTTTTCGTAGGATTTAAAATATGA
- a CDS encoding integration host factor subunit beta: MTKSELINVITEKAPGLTRGQTEIIVEAFFQSMMDALGRGEKIEIRGFGNFRLKERLARKARNPKTGEVVDVPAKKILHFKIGKELREMINSKP, from the coding sequence ATGACAAAGTCAGAGCTAATAAATGTGATTACTGAAAAAGCTCCGGGGTTGACCAGAGGTCAGACTGAAATTATCGTGGAAGCATTTTTTCAAAGCATGATGGATGCTCTGGGCAGGGGAGAAAAGATCGAAATAAGGGGTTTTGGGAATTTCAGGTTGAAAGAACGGTTGGCACGTAAAGCGAGAAATCCCAAAACTGGTGAAGTCGTTGACGTACCAGCTAAGAAAATACTACATTTCAAAATCGGCAAGGAACTTAGGGAAATGATAAATAGTAAACCCTGA
- the sppA gene encoding signal peptide peptidase SppA, with protein sequence MTKNRKIMLFFLGLFITLVAVAFVLATLSNDVPLGEKVALVKVEGVILSSKETVKELKKYREDSSIKAIVVRVNSPGGAVVPSQEIYSEIKKTTGKKKIVVVSMGSLAASGGYYISAPATKIIANQGTITGSIGVIMETLNISGLMSKVGVNSEVVKSGKFKDIASMYRGIGKEERAILQGVLDDTHSQFIEAVSEGRHMPIEKVREIADGRIFTGRQALALGLVDKLGTLQDAIYEAARMAGIKGEPHVVSKKEDFSLTDLLSSKLNLNLLPGLKINYLMSF encoded by the coding sequence ATGACTAAGAACAGAAAAATCATGCTGTTTTTTCTGGGACTCTTTATAACATTAGTGGCAGTGGCCTTTGTGCTTGCAACGCTTTCCAACGATGTACCGTTGGGTGAGAAGGTGGCGCTTGTTAAAGTTGAGGGGGTCATATTAAGTTCCAAAGAGACAGTTAAGGAGCTGAAAAAGTACAGGGAAGACTCATCAATAAAGGCCATAGTGGTGAGAGTAAACAGTCCAGGTGGAGCAGTGGTGCCGTCTCAGGAGATATACAGTGAGATAAAAAAGACCACTGGGAAAAAGAAAATCGTGGTGGTTTCAATGGGTTCCCTGGCAGCAAGCGGAGGCTACTACATATCTGCTCCGGCAACAAAAATCATAGCCAATCAGGGTACCATTACTGGCTCCATAGGGGTAATTATGGAGACATTAAATATCAGCGGGCTAATGTCAAAGGTTGGGGTAAACAGTGAGGTGGTAAAAAGCGGTAAGTTTAAAGACATTGCCTCCATGTACAGAGGAATTGGCAAAGAGGAGCGGGCAATTTTGCAGGGGGTACTTGATGACACACACAGCCAGTTCATAGAGGCCGTCTCTGAGGGACGCCATATGCCCATAGAGAAGGTCAGAGAGATAGCAGACGGCAGGATTTTTACCGGCAGACAGGCACTTGCCCTTGGTCTGGTTGACAAACTTGGCACTCTGCAGGACGCTATATACGAAGCCGCTAGAATGGCAGGAATTAAGGGAGAACCGCATGTTGTGTCAAAAAAGGAGGATTTCTCACTCACTGACCTGCTTTCCAGTAAGCTTAATTTAAACCTGCTGCCTGGTTTAAAGATAAATTACCTTATGAGTTTTTGA
- a CDS encoding 30S ribosomal protein S1 encodes MELQNNDLEQLYAGTFKSISPGMILTGKVVSKKHDAIIVDIGYKSEGFIPIDDFTEDELQELKEGCDIEVLVSSIKDSEGTITLSKSKAKILKTQKRLQRSLEEGTVLEGKIVEKTKGGFFVDISGVKAFLPGSQYDVKQLKSYDDAIGQNCRFKVLKLNNKLNNVIVSRRAVIEEERHKKKSTTLELIKEGEILSGTVKNITDYGVFVDLGEVDGLLHISDISWGRINHPSDYFKVGDVIDVLVLKYEPETEKVTLGYKQKKADPWIDIDARYTEGNTVEGKVVGITDYGAFVELEDGVEGLVHVSELDWSPRPGHPSKYLEIGQEVSAVILKIENAQRRISLGIKQLKPKPWEVVAQKYAVGQKVVGKVRTITDFGVFVGMPEGVDALIHISDISWTKHIKHPSEVFRLKQKVEAVVLSLEPEKKRMLLGIKQMKPDPWVSDIPQRFKVGDNVNCKVLRVTEFGLFVEIEDSVEGLVYASEVVKNGDEDYTEGSSLVATIIKLDFEQRKIGLSMLGLKGK; translated from the coding sequence GGAGGGGTTTATTCCGATAGACGACTTCACAGAGGATGAGCTTCAAGAGTTAAAGGAGGGCTGTGACATAGAAGTGCTGGTCTCCTCCATAAAAGACTCCGAGGGCACAATTACTCTTTCAAAGAGCAAAGCGAAGATTCTTAAAACCCAGAAGCGTCTTCAGCGTTCTTTAGAGGAGGGTACAGTCCTTGAGGGCAAAATTGTGGAGAAAACCAAGGGGGGCTTTTTTGTTGATATATCCGGCGTAAAGGCTTTTTTACCGGGGTCACAGTATGACGTAAAGCAGCTGAAATCGTATGACGACGCTATCGGGCAAAATTGCAGGTTTAAAGTACTCAAACTCAACAACAAACTCAACAACGTAATAGTGTCACGGCGTGCTGTGATAGAAGAGGAGAGACACAAAAAGAAAAGCACTACACTTGAGCTTATCAAAGAGGGTGAGATTCTCTCCGGTACGGTTAAAAACATAACCGATTACGGCGTGTTTGTTGATCTTGGAGAGGTGGATGGCCTTTTGCATATCTCAGACATATCATGGGGCAGGATAAACCATCCGTCGGATTATTTCAAAGTCGGCGACGTGATAGACGTCCTGGTGCTTAAGTATGAGCCGGAGACAGAGAAAGTCACACTGGGTTACAAGCAGAAAAAAGCCGACCCGTGGATAGACATTGATGCAAGATACACTGAGGGTAACACCGTTGAAGGCAAGGTTGTGGGGATAACAGATTACGGCGCTTTTGTAGAGCTTGAGGATGGAGTGGAGGGGCTTGTCCATGTCTCAGAGCTTGACTGGTCACCGAGACCCGGACATCCGTCAAAATATCTGGAGATAGGGCAAGAGGTCAGCGCTGTTATACTTAAGATAGAGAATGCTCAAAGGCGTATATCACTGGGCATTAAGCAGCTTAAACCCAAGCCGTGGGAGGTTGTAGCGCAGAAATATGCGGTTGGGCAGAAAGTAGTCGGAAAAGTCCGCACAATTACTGACTTTGGGGTTTTTGTCGGAATGCCTGAGGGTGTGGATGCTTTGATTCACATCTCTGACATATCGTGGACTAAGCACATAAAGCATCCGTCTGAGGTATTTAGGTTAAAACAGAAGGTGGAGGCTGTGGTGTTATCTCTGGAGCCTGAGAAAAAGCGGATGCTTCTGGGAATCAAACAGATGAAACCAGATCCGTGGGTAAGCGATATTCCGCAGAGATTTAAAGTCGGCGACAACGTCAACTGCAAGGTACTGCGAGTGACCGAGTTTGGCCTTTTTGTAGAAATAGAGGACAGTGTCGAGGGATTGGTGTATGCCTCAGAGGTGGTTAAAAACGGGGACGAGGATTACACTGAGGGCAGTTCCCTTGTGGCAACTATCATAAAGCTTGATTTTGAACAGAGAAAAATCGGCTTAAGTATGTTGGGGCTAAAGGGCAAGTAG